A single window of Cervus canadensis isolate Bull #8, Minnesota chromosome 17, ASM1932006v1, whole genome shotgun sequence DNA harbors:
- the LOC122455265 gene encoding cytochrome c oxidase subunit 5A, mitochondrial, translating to MLGAAVRRCSVAAAAVARASPRGLLHPTPAPGPAAAVHSLRCYSHGSHETDEEFDARWVTYFNKPDIDAWELRKGMNTLVGYDLVPEPKIIDAALRACRRLNDFASAVRILEVVKDKAGPHKEIYPYVIQELRPTLNELGISTPEELGLDKV from the exons ATGCTAGGCGCCGCTGTCCGCCGCTGCTCTGTAGCTGCAGCCGCAGTCGCCCGGGCCAGCCCTCGAGGCCTCCTGCACCCCACTCCGGCCCCCGGTCCCGCCGCCG CTGTCCACTCACTTCGCTGCTACTCCCATGGGTCACATGAGACAGACGAGGAGTTTGATGCTCGCTGGGTGACATACTTCAATAAGCCAGATATTGATGCTTGGGAGTTGCGTAAAG GGATGAACACACTTGTTGGCTATGACCTGGTTCCAGAACCCAAAATCATCGATGCTGCTTTGCGGGCATGCAGACGTTTAAATGATTTTGCTAGTGCAGTTCGCATCCTAGAGGTTGTTAAG GACAAAGCAGGACCTCATAAGGAAATCTACCCCTATGTCATCCAGGAACTTAGACCAACTTTGAATGAACTGGGAATCTCCACTCCAGAGGAACTGGGCCTTGACAAAGTGTAA
- the RPP25 gene encoding ribonuclease P protein subunit p25 — protein MAKPASPQRRRMENFRKVRSEEAPVGSGDEEGGPGSGPFADLAPGAVHMRVKEGSKIRNLLAFATASMAQPATRAIVFSGCGRATTKTVTCAEILKRRLAGLHQVTRLRYQSVRELWQSLPPEPTPGQKPGEPAASLSVLKNVPSLAILLSKDALDPRQPGYQPPNPHPGPSSQPTAPTSKRSLGEPAAGEGSAKRSQPEPGAAEEDQTA, from the coding sequence ATGGCGAAGCCCGCGTCCCCGCAACGACGGCGCATGGAGAACTTCCGAAAGGTGCGCTCCGAGGAGGCGCCGGTGGGGAGCGGGGATGAGGAGGGCGGCCCGGGCTCAGGCCCCTTCGCCGACCTGGCGCCGGGCGCCGTGCATATGCGGGTCAAAGAGGGCAGCAAGATCCGGAACCTGCTGGCCTTCGCCACTGCCAGCATGGCGCAGCCAGCCACGCGCGCCATCGTCTTCAGCGGCTGCGGTCGAGCCACCACGAAAACCGTCACGTGTGCCGAGATCCTCAAGCGCCGCCTGGCGGGTCTGCATCAGGTCACGCGGCTGCGCTACCAGAGCGTGCGCGAGCTGTGGCAGAGTCTCCCTCCGGAGCCCACGCCGGGGCAGAAGCCTGGCGAGCCAGCCGCCAGTCTCAGTGTACTTAAGAACGTGCCCAGCCTCGCCATCCTACTTTCCAAGGATGCCCTGGATCCGCGCCAACCCGGCTACCAGCCGCCGAACCCCCATCCCGGCCCCTCGTCCCAGCCAACTGCTCCGACGTCCAAGAGGAGTCTAGGGGAACCTGCTGCTGGAGAGGGCTCCGCGAAGCGGTCACAACCCGAGCCTGGTGCTGCTGAAGAGGACCAGACCGCCTGA